CTTTTGCGATTCACCTTCTTCAAGAAACTCAGAGGGTTTCCCATCCAAAAACAAAGCGCAACACCCCTTCTATGGCAATAACGCCACACTATTGCCATAAAGATTCCATAAATCAACAAACTTTTCCGCATTTTAAGTTACCGCATTAATCCCTAATGCCTTTTGCGATTCACCTTCTTCAAGAAACTCAGAGGGTTTCCCATCCAAAAACAAAGCGCAACACCCCTTCTATGGCAATAACGCCACACTATTGCCATAAAGATTCCATAAATCAACAAACTTTTCCGCATTTTAAGTTACCGCATTAATCCCTAATGCCTTTTTCAACTTGCGATTCACCTTCTTCAAGAAACTCGGTTGATAATCGTAGTAAGAATTTTCCGTAAAATGATCCGCTTGGGTGTCACGAATCACATAAGGCGGGTGTTTCAGGGGAAAATCGAGGGCTTCCACCGCCAAATTACTGTAAGGACTTCCCTCTTGATGGGTGTGGGTAGATTCGGTTGGGTGATAGCCCACGTAGGAAATTAAATTAACATTAGGAAGAATCGCGAGTCCTTGCTGAAGCCACATGGCAAACGTCCATTGAAAATCCCACCAATCGGGTCTTTCTTCGTAGGTGCGTTCTAGGGTTTGATGCCAAACCTTCGCCGTGCGCGCGTCACCCAACATATCCATCAATAGGTCATTATCCCGAATTTCAGGCCAAATGTTGATATCGTAGTCAAAATGCTGCCAAGCGCGCCGCCAACTTGCCCATCCCCAACAGTGGTTGTAGCGAGAGAAATAATAACTATAATCGCTGCGTTTGCGCCCGAACTGCACATTTAAACCGCAAATGGTCATAACTCGTTCGTCGTGGCGGTAGTGTTCGAGGAGTTCCTCGCAGAAGTGGAAAAAGGCGGGATGGGGAACGCAATCATCCTCTAAAATAATCGCTTCTTCCACTGTATCGAAGACCCAATCGATTCCGGTTGCAGGTCGTTTTCCGCACCCCATATTAGTGTCAGAATAGTTTTTGAGGACTTGACAATCCCAATCCACGCGATCGATTATCGCGCGAGCTGCGGCGCATTTTTCCGCTTCTCCCGGTTTATCTGCACGGGGACCATCAGCAATCACAAACAGCATTGGAGGTTTCGCCTGACGAATCGCTTCAAACACTTTTTCAGTGGTTTGAGGACGGTTGAAAATAATTAACGCAACGGGCGTTTTGAGTTGAAAATCAGTCATGGATTGTACTTGATTTTGAGTAAAGATTGACAAGAAGCAAGCGTTTAGGTTTTGAAGAACCCCAACAACGGTTTCACTAATCCCAGCAACGTTAGCGCTTTGGTTTGACGAATAAAAATCGATCGCGTCTGGGGATACAATGCACTCGATAGATACACTGCAAAGATTTGAGAAACAACTGTCGCGATCGCGGCACCCGTACCGCTATATTGGGGAATC
The Lusitaniella coriacea LEGE 07157 DNA segment above includes these coding regions:
- a CDS encoding glycosyltransferase family 2 protein, with the translated sequence MTDFQLKTPVALIIFNRPQTTEKVFEAIRQAKPPMLFVIADGPRADKPGEAEKCAAARAIIDRVDWDCQVLKNYSDTNMGCGKRPATGIDWVFDTVEEAIILEDDCVPHPAFFHFCEELLEHYRHDERVMTICGLNVQFGRKRSDYSYYFSRYNHCWGWASWRRAWQHFDYDINIWPEIRDNDLLMDMLGDARTAKVWHQTLERTYEERPDWWDFQWTFAMWLQQGLAILPNVNLISYVGYHPTESTHTHQEGSPYSNLAVEALDFPLKHPPYVIRDTQADHFTENSYYDYQPSFLKKVNRKLKKALGINAVT